One Saccharopolyspora erythraea NRRL 2338 genomic region harbors:
- a CDS encoding DNA-formamidopyrimidine glycosylase family protein produces the protein MPEGDTVFLACHRLHEALAGEVLVRGELRHPRLAEVDLAGRTVREVRPAGKHLLIRFDGDRTLHSHLRMDGAWHVYSPGARWRRPGHQARAILATEQRSAVGFNLHDLHLLRTGDERRLIGHLGPDLLSPDWDESAALEAVRRLTAEPDREIGLALLDQSVVAGVGNLYKTEVCFLLGSTPWTPVSEVDAAEAVRLSRELLLRNAWHPEQSTTGDTRRGRTHWIYGRRTCLRCGGAVRRGVQGHGIEERVAYHCPNCQRGAQDERRASARRRSSG, from the coding sequence CTGCCGGAGGGCGACACGGTCTTCCTTGCCTGCCACCGGTTGCACGAGGCGCTGGCGGGCGAGGTGCTGGTGCGCGGCGAGCTCCGGCATCCCAGACTGGCCGAGGTCGACCTGGCGGGCCGCACCGTGCGCGAGGTCCGCCCCGCGGGCAAGCACCTGCTGATCCGGTTCGACGGCGACCGCACGCTGCACAGCCACCTGCGGATGGACGGCGCCTGGCACGTCTACTCACCGGGCGCGCGGTGGCGCCGTCCCGGTCACCAGGCACGGGCGATCCTGGCGACGGAGCAGCGCAGCGCCGTCGGCTTCAACCTGCACGACCTGCACCTGCTGCGGACCGGCGACGAACGCCGGCTGATCGGTCACCTCGGTCCCGACCTGCTGTCGCCGGACTGGGACGAGTCCGCCGCGCTGGAGGCGGTCCGGCGGCTGACCGCCGAGCCCGACCGCGAGATCGGGCTGGCCCTGCTGGACCAGAGCGTGGTCGCCGGGGTCGGGAACCTCTACAAGACCGAGGTCTGCTTCCTGCTCGGCAGCACCCCGTGGACGCCGGTGTCCGAAGTGGACGCCGCCGAGGCCGTCCGGCTCTCCCGCGAGCTGCTGCTGCGCAACGCCTGGCACCCGGAGCAGTCCACGACCGGCGACACGCGGCGCGGGCGGACGCACTGGATCTACGGGCGCCGGACGTGCCTGCGATGCGGCGGCGCGGTCCGGCGAGGCGTGCAGGGGCACGGGATCGAGGAACGCGTGGCCTACCACTGCCCGAACTGCCAGCGCGGGGCTCAGGACGAGCGGCGGGCGTCGGCCAGGCGGCGCAGCAGCGGGTAG
- a CDS encoding uracil-xanthine permease family protein: protein MALWTVHGNGRHLLGDAVVTSEERLSWPLTFGLGVQHLFAMFGMTTLVPLVTGFPVTTTLLLSGVGTLLFVVVTRNRIPSYLGASAAFVVPLVVASETGGASPATLLGGIMVVGLVVTAVGVAVKALGVRLLESSMPPIVTGAVVLMIGLSLAPQSVASVDKQPVAAALTLGTVVLATVASRGLLARASVLLGVLIGWAYAAVTFQLDEARLTALRDAPWFGPPDLIAPQVHLSVVPYVLPLVIVLVAEHVGHLKAVAALTGRNLDGSVGDALIGGGLATTLSGSVGGSALSSYAANVGVMAATRVYSTAACVVAAGASVVLSFSPKLAALINTIPLGVLGGATLVLFGMLAMVGVRIWLDAGVDFVDPVNVAVLGTAIIAGVGDLTLSIGALRITGVVWGSVGIVLLYPLLRRLADARRSS from the coding sequence GTGGCGTTGTGGACCGTGCACGGCAACGGTCGACACTTGCTGGGCGACGCCGTCGTGACCTCCGAGGAACGCCTGAGCTGGCCGCTCACATTCGGCCTGGGTGTCCAGCACCTGTTCGCCATGTTCGGCATGACGACGCTGGTCCCGCTGGTCACCGGCTTCCCGGTCACCACCACCCTGCTGCTGTCCGGCGTGGGCACGCTGCTGTTCGTCGTCGTCACCCGCAACCGCATCCCGAGCTACCTGGGCGCCTCCGCGGCGTTCGTGGTGCCGCTCGTCGTCGCGTCGGAGACCGGCGGTGCGAGTCCGGCCACGCTGCTCGGCGGGATCATGGTCGTCGGACTGGTCGTGACGGCCGTGGGCGTGGCGGTCAAGGCGCTCGGCGTCCGCCTGCTGGAGTCGTCGATGCCGCCGATCGTCACCGGCGCGGTCGTGCTCATGATCGGGCTGAGCCTGGCGCCGCAGTCGGTCGCGTCGGTGGACAAGCAGCCGGTCGCGGCGGCGCTGACGCTGGGCACGGTGGTGCTGGCGACGGTGGCCAGCCGCGGCCTGCTCGCCAGGGCATCGGTGCTGCTGGGCGTGCTGATCGGCTGGGCGTACGCGGCGGTGACCTTCCAGCTCGACGAGGCGCGACTGACCGCGCTGCGCGACGCGCCGTGGTTCGGACCGCCCGACCTGATCGCCCCGCAGGTGCACCTGTCGGTCGTGCCCTACGTGCTGCCGCTGGTGATCGTGCTTGTCGCCGAGCACGTCGGGCACCTCAAGGCCGTCGCGGCGCTGACCGGCCGCAACCTCGACGGCAGCGTCGGGGACGCGCTCATCGGCGGCGGGCTGGCCACCACGCTGTCGGGTTCGGTGGGCGGTTCGGCGCTGAGCAGCTACGCCGCCAACGTCGGAGTCATGGCCGCGACCAGGGTCTACTCGACGGCGGCGTGCGTGGTCGCCGCCGGGGCGTCGGTGGTGCTGTCGTTCAGCCCGAAGCTCGCCGCGCTGATCAACACCATCCCGCTGGGCGTGCTCGGCGGCGCCACGCTGGTGCTGTTCGGCATGCTCGCGATGGTCGGCGTGCGGATCTGGCTGGACGCCGGGGTCGACTTCGTCGACCCGGTCAACGTCGCGGTGCTGGGCACCGCGATCATCGCCGGGGTCGGCGACCTCACGCTCTCGATCGGGGCGCTGCGGATCACCGGCGTGGTCTGGGGCTCGGTGGGGATCGTCCTGCTCTACCCGCTGCTGCGCCGCCTGGCCGACGCCCGCCGCTCGTCCTGA
- the pspM gene encoding phage shock envelope stress response protein PspM, whose product MGSGAKPSRQELAQWGEAAMEQLRGPVLTNVRRKIAQWRDPRARLLRQRRRAKRTTVGSAVTTGVLGAGSYASFAMDAMWAAAGSLGEVAQQGAVFGLGGLAVASGAATVGAGLKYRRLKRTPLPEAAPDPVELPPAGSQAREPMRRLRDAEQSLHGALAQLTATGTGSEAVDARATADQTATALRQVAARLQAVEAAIQHAPASDRPALEDDVRKLRAELDEGIDTYCGLVAAAGRAVAASGAPEQKYLIQDATDRLVGLAAALQELSGAGPRAEDPASRLDGPTSRVDDSAPRVETDVAEPRRTRRQEPGQYS is encoded by the coding sequence TTGGGTTCAGGAGCCAAGCCGAGCAGGCAGGAGCTCGCGCAGTGGGGCGAAGCCGCGATGGAGCAGCTTCGCGGCCCTGTGCTGACCAACGTGCGGCGGAAGATCGCGCAGTGGCGTGATCCCCGCGCCCGCCTGCTCCGGCAGCGCAGGCGCGCGAAGCGCACCACCGTCGGCAGCGCGGTCACCACCGGGGTGCTGGGTGCCGGTTCGTACGCCTCCTTCGCCATGGACGCGATGTGGGCCGCGGCCGGCTCCCTCGGTGAGGTCGCCCAGCAGGGCGCCGTGTTCGGGCTGGGCGGGCTGGCCGTGGCCTCCGGCGCCGCGACGGTCGGCGCGGGCCTGAAGTACCGCAGGCTCAAGCGGACGCCGCTGCCGGAGGCCGCACCCGACCCGGTGGAGCTGCCGCCGGCCGGTTCGCAGGCCAGGGAGCCCATGCGGCGGCTGCGCGACGCCGAGCAGAGCCTCCACGGGGCGCTGGCGCAGCTCACCGCCACCGGCACCGGCAGCGAGGCCGTCGACGCGCGTGCCACGGCCGACCAGACCGCCACCGCCCTGCGCCAGGTCGCGGCGCGGTTGCAGGCGGTGGAGGCGGCAATCCAGCACGCGCCGGCCTCCGACCGGCCCGCACTGGAGGACGACGTGCGCAAGCTGCGCGCCGAACTCGACGAGGGCATCGACACCTACTGCGGCCTGGTCGCCGCGGCCGGCCGCGCCGTCGCCGCCAGCGGCGCACCCGAGCAGAAGTACCTGATCCAGGACGCCACCGACCGCCTCGTCGGCCTCGCCGCCGCGTTGCAGGAGCTTTCCGGCGCGGGCCCGCGCGCCGAGGACCCGGCATCTCGACTCGACGGCCCGACGTCCCGTGTCGACGACTCCGCACCGCGCGTCGAAACGGATGTGGCCGAGCCGCGCCGGACGCGCCGCCAGGAGCCGGGCCAGTACAGCTGA
- a CDS encoding PspA/IM30 family protein, with protein MANPFVKAWKYLMASFSSKVDEHADPKVQIQQAIEEAQRQHQALSQQAASVIGNQRQLEMKLNRQLGEVEKLQASARQALVMADQARTEGDEVKAQKYEETATQLASQLVTAEQGVEDLKTLHDQSLGAAEQAKQAVERNAQVLQQKIAERTKLLSQLEQAKMQEQVSSSLRQMTEVAAPGNTPSLEEVRDKIERRYTTALGEAELAQNSVQGRMMEVQQASVDAAGASRLAQIRASMGGGQQQVTGGQQQQVTGGQQQQVTGGQNAAEPATQQQQQQNPQTGQA; from the coding sequence ATGGCCAACCCGTTCGTGAAGGCTTGGAAGTACCTGATGGCGTCGTTCTCGTCGAAGGTCGACGAGCACGCCGACCCGAAGGTGCAGATCCAGCAGGCCATCGAGGAAGCGCAGCGGCAGCACCAGGCGCTCTCCCAGCAGGCCGCCTCGGTGATCGGCAACCAGCGCCAGCTGGAGATGAAGCTCAACCGCCAGCTCGGCGAGGTCGAGAAGCTGCAGGCCTCGGCCCGGCAGGCGCTGGTCATGGCCGACCAGGCGCGGACCGAGGGCGACGAGGTCAAGGCCCAGAAGTACGAGGAGACCGCGACCCAGCTCGCGAGCCAGCTGGTGACCGCCGAGCAGGGCGTCGAGGACCTCAAGACGCTGCACGACCAGTCGCTGGGAGCCGCCGAACAGGCCAAGCAGGCCGTGGAGCGCAACGCCCAGGTGCTGCAGCAGAAGATCGCCGAGCGGACCAAGCTGCTCAGCCAGCTGGAGCAGGCCAAGATGCAGGAGCAGGTCTCCTCGTCGCTGCGCCAGATGACCGAGGTCGCCGCGCCCGGCAACACCCCCTCGCTGGAGGAGGTCCGGGACAAGATCGAGCGCCGCTACACCACCGCCCTCGGCGAGGCGGAGCTGGCGCAGAACAGCGTCCAGGGCCGGATGATGGAGGTCCAGCAGGCCTCCGTCGACGCCGCGGGCGCCAGCAGGCTCGCCCAGATCCGGGCGTCCATGGGCGGCGGCCAGCAGCAGGTCACCGGCGGCCAGCAGCAGCAGGTGACCGGCGGGCAGCAGCAGCAGGTGACCGGCGGGCAGAACGCCGCGGAGCCCGCCACCCAGCAGCAACAGCAGCAGAACCCGCAGACCGGCCAGGCCTGA
- a CDS encoding helix-turn-helix domain-containing protein, whose product MTVLLREAVGERLRRARTAQSRTLRDVSRAARVSLGYLSEVERGRKEASSELLASICDALELPLPELLVTVAGDMDESLVAPATVEHASTAEIDGGRLVPSLIGTELGEAEPAGERELAGTEAHGGPETRVSIDEATRVSIDEAAGDLRLQSVLSQRIGAPVRTSGGVVVAA is encoded by the coding sequence ATGACCGTGTTGTTGCGGGAAGCGGTCGGTGAACGACTGCGCCGCGCCCGGACCGCTCAGTCTCGGACATTGCGGGACGTCTCGCGCGCTGCCCGGGTGAGCCTCGGCTACCTCTCGGAGGTGGAACGGGGCCGCAAGGAGGCGTCGAGCGAGCTGCTCGCCTCGATCTGCGACGCCCTGGAGCTGCCGTTGCCGGAGCTGCTGGTGACCGTGGCCGGCGACATGGACGAGTCGCTGGTCGCACCCGCCACGGTGGAGCACGCGTCGACCGCCGAGATCGACGGCGGCAGGCTGGTGCCCAGCCTCATCGGGACCGAGCTCGGCGAGGCCGAGCCGGCCGGCGAGCGCGAGCTCGCGGGCACCGAGGCCCACGGCGGCCCGGAGACCCGCGTGTCCATCGACGAAGCCACCCGGGTGTCCATCGACGAGGCGGCCGGGGACCTGCGGCTGCAGTCCGTGCTCAGCCAGCGCATCGGTGCGCCGGTGCGCACCTCCGGCGGCGTGGTCGTCGCCGCCTGA
- a CDS encoding CinA family protein — MIVEALGVPRQHVVLVLDALRTRGETVATAESLTAGILSAALTDVPGASDVVRGGMVVYATDLKASLLGVDRVVLEEHGAVCPAVAEMLAVGVRTRCGADWGIGLTGVAGPDPQDGVSPGTVHLGFAGPSGATVRSVHLGGDRHAVRAAAVRVALEQFRELLR, encoded by the coding sequence GTGATCGTCGAGGCCCTCGGGGTCCCCCGCCAGCACGTGGTGCTCGTCCTCGACGCGCTGCGCACGCGAGGTGAGACCGTCGCCACCGCCGAGTCGCTGACCGCGGGCATCCTGTCGGCCGCGCTGACCGACGTGCCCGGCGCGAGCGACGTCGTGCGCGGCGGCATGGTCGTCTACGCCACCGACCTCAAGGCGAGCCTGCTCGGCGTCGACCGGGTCGTGCTCGAAGAGCACGGCGCGGTGTGTCCCGCGGTCGCCGAGATGCTGGCCGTGGGCGTGCGGACGCGCTGCGGCGCGGACTGGGGCATCGGCCTCACCGGCGTGGCCGGACCGGACCCGCAGGACGGCGTCTCGCCGGGCACCGTGCACCTCGGCTTCGCCGGTCCCAGCGGCGCGACGGTGCGTTCGGTCCACCTGGGAGGCGATCGGCACGCGGTGCGGGCTGCGGCCGTTCGGGTGGCGTTGGAACAGTTCCGGGAACTGCTGCGTTGA
- the pgsA gene encoding CDP-diacylglycerol--glycerol-3-phosphate 3-phosphatidyltransferase yields the protein MTAESAASDSATPGGRADGPVPVLNIANVLTMSRLALVPVFLVALFWDDGHDQLWRWIATGIFAVASITDRIDGDLARRRGLVTDFGKVADPIADKALTGSALVGLSLLGDLAWWVTLVIIGRELAITALRFWVIRHGVIPASRGGKVKTLLQALAIGLYLLPLAGWADPLRWVVMGAAVLATVVTGLDYVFRALRLRAGGKRAKAGA from the coding sequence GTGACCGCCGAGAGCGCGGCCTCGGACTCCGCCACCCCCGGCGGGCGCGCCGACGGCCCGGTGCCCGTTCTCAACATCGCCAACGTGCTGACCATGTCGCGGCTGGCGCTGGTGCCGGTCTTCCTGGTCGCGCTGTTCTGGGACGACGGCCACGACCAGCTCTGGCGCTGGATCGCCACCGGGATCTTCGCGGTCGCCTCGATCACCGACCGCATCGACGGCGACCTGGCGCGTCGGCGCGGGCTGGTCACCGACTTCGGCAAGGTCGCCGACCCGATCGCCGACAAGGCGCTCACCGGGTCGGCGCTGGTCGGGCTCAGCCTGCTCGGCGACCTGGCGTGGTGGGTGACCCTGGTGATCATCGGCCGCGAGCTGGCGATCACCGCCCTGCGGTTCTGGGTGATCCGACACGGCGTGATCCCCGCCAGCCGGGGCGGCAAGGTCAAGACGCTGCTGCAAGCCCTGGCCATCGGGCTGTACCTGCTGCCGCTTGCGGGCTGGGCCGATCCGCTGCGGTGGGTCGTGATGGGCGCGGCCGTGCTGGCCACCGTCGTCACCGGGCTCGACTACGTCTTCCGGGCGCTGCGCCTGCGGGCGGGCGGCAAGCGGGCGAAGGCGGGCGCGTGA
- the rimO gene encoding 30S ribosomal protein S12 methylthiotransferase RimO, with translation MSAEHSSRRVAMVTLGCARNEVDSEELAGNLHQRGWDLIDDESSADVVVVNTCGFVESAKKDSVDTLLAASDTGAKVVAVGCMAERYGAELAEHLPEADAVLGFDHYGNLAERLDDVLAGRAIQPHQPQDRRKMLPITPVARPAAAAASEVAVPGHGWVPSTRGIARRRLDDSPLAALKLASGCDRRCSFCAIPSFRGSFLSRQPEEVLGEAAWLAEQGAKELFLVSENSTSYGKDLSDPRALETLLPRLAGIDGVDRVRVSYLQPAETRPGLVRAIATTPGVAPYFDLSFQHSSEKVLRRMRRFGSTESFLALIEQIRELAPEAGIRSNVIVGFPGETEEDFEELQDFLTRARLDAVGVFGYSDEDGTEAAGFDGKLDADVVAARVEQVSALADELVAQRAEDRVGTEVRVLVERDEDGEVTGRAEHQGPEVDGECVVVDAGGAGVGEVVHCRVIASEGVDLVVRPVGAAQDSSQLRGAGEGS, from the coding sequence ATGTCTGCCGAGCACTCTTCCCGTCGAGTCGCCATGGTCACGCTCGGTTGCGCGCGCAACGAGGTCGACTCCGAGGAGCTCGCCGGCAACCTGCACCAACGCGGCTGGGACCTGATCGACGACGAGTCGTCCGCCGACGTCGTCGTGGTCAACACCTGCGGTTTCGTCGAGTCGGCGAAGAAGGACTCCGTCGACACGCTGCTCGCCGCCTCCGACACGGGCGCGAAGGTCGTCGCCGTCGGATGCATGGCGGAGCGTTACGGCGCGGAGCTCGCCGAGCACCTGCCGGAGGCCGACGCGGTGCTCGGGTTCGACCACTACGGCAACCTCGCCGAGCGGCTCGACGACGTGCTCGCCGGCCGCGCCATCCAGCCGCACCAGCCGCAGGACCGGCGCAAGATGCTGCCGATCACCCCGGTGGCCCGGCCCGCCGCCGCGGCGGCCTCCGAGGTCGCCGTGCCCGGGCACGGCTGGGTGCCCTCGACGCGCGGGATCGCCCGTCGCAGGCTCGACGACTCGCCGCTCGCCGCGCTGAAGCTGGCCTCCGGCTGCGACCGCCGCTGCTCCTTCTGCGCCATCCCGTCCTTCCGCGGCTCCTTCCTGTCACGGCAGCCCGAAGAGGTGCTCGGCGAGGCCGCGTGGCTGGCCGAGCAGGGCGCGAAGGAGCTGTTCCTGGTCAGCGAGAACTCGACCTCCTACGGCAAGGACCTCTCCGACCCGCGCGCCCTGGAGACCCTGCTGCCGCGGCTGGCGGGCATCGACGGCGTCGACCGGGTCCGCGTCTCCTACCTCCAGCCCGCCGAGACCCGCCCCGGCCTGGTCCGCGCCATCGCGACCACCCCGGGCGTCGCGCCCTACTTCGACCTGTCCTTCCAGCACTCCAGCGAGAAGGTGCTGCGGCGGATGCGCCGGTTCGGCTCCACCGAGTCGTTCCTGGCGCTGATCGAGCAGATCCGCGAGCTCGCCCCGGAGGCGGGCATCCGCAGCAACGTCATCGTCGGCTTCCCCGGCGAGACCGAGGAGGACTTCGAGGAGCTGCAGGACTTCCTCACCAGGGCCCGGCTCGACGCGGTCGGCGTGTTCGGCTACTCCGACGAGGACGGCACCGAGGCCGCCGGCTTCGACGGCAAGCTCGACGCCGACGTCGTCGCCGCCCGGGTCGAGCAGGTCTCCGCGCTGGCCGACGAGCTGGTCGCGCAGCGCGCCGAGGACCGCGTCGGCACCGAGGTGCGGGTGCTGGTCGAGCGCGACGAGGACGGCGAGGTCACCGGTCGCGCCGAACACCAGGGCCCGGAGGTGGACGGCGAGTGCGTCGTCGTCGATGCTGGAGGGGCCGGCGTGGGCGAGGTGGTGCACTGCCGGGTGATCGCCAGCGAGGGCGTGGACCTCGTGGTGCGCCCGGTCGGCGCGGCACAGGACTCGTCGCAACTCCGCGGTGCCGGGGAGGGATCATGA
- a CDS encoding amino-acid N-acetyltransferase — MSPSLNIRPARVRDVPEIKTLVDHYAGKVVLGKELVTLYEDVQEFRVAETGGRIVGCGALHVLWEDLAEIRTVAVDPLSHGMGIGHALVDHLIDCARELGLARLFVLTFETGFFGRHGFLPIRDTPVPPEVYEEIRRSPDEGVAQFLDLAHVKPNTLGNTRMLLRLTA; from the coding sequence ATGTCGCCATCCCTGAACATCCGCCCCGCGCGCGTCCGCGATGTCCCCGAGATCAAGACCCTGGTCGACCACTACGCGGGGAAGGTGGTGCTGGGCAAGGAGCTCGTCACGCTCTACGAGGACGTCCAGGAGTTCCGGGTCGCCGAGACCGGGGGCCGGATCGTCGGCTGCGGCGCGCTGCACGTCCTCTGGGAGGACCTCGCCGAGATCCGCACCGTCGCCGTCGACCCGCTCAGCCACGGCATGGGCATCGGCCACGCGCTGGTCGACCACCTGATCGACTGCGCGCGGGAGCTCGGCCTGGCGCGGCTGTTCGTGCTGACCTTCGAGACCGGGTTCTTCGGCAGGCACGGGTTCCTGCCGATCCGCGACACCCCCGTCCCGCCGGAGGTCTACGAGGAGATCCGCCGCTCGCCGGACGAGGGCGTCGCGCAGTTCCTCGACCTCGCCCACGTCAAGCCGAACACCCTCGGCAACACCCGCATGCTCCTGCGCCTGACCGCATAG
- a CDS encoding amino-acid N-acetyltransferase: protein MHDYAPHAIVIRRARIGDVRAIKSLVDHYAGKVLLAKELVTLYEDVQEFWVAEELTEPDGTGRIVGCGALHVLWEDLAEIRTVAVDESVRGLGVGHRVVAQLITAGRELGLSRIFVLTFETAFFRRHGFQPIDGAPVTPEVYAQMRRSLDEGVAEFLDLPFVKPNTLGNTRMLLELQD from the coding sequence ATGCATGACTATGCGCCACACGCGATAGTGATCCGGCGAGCGCGGATCGGCGACGTGCGGGCGATCAAGTCGCTGGTCGACCACTACGCGGGCAAGGTGCTGCTGGCCAAGGAGCTCGTGACGCTGTACGAGGACGTCCAGGAGTTCTGGGTCGCCGAGGAGCTGACCGAGCCGGACGGGACCGGGCGGATCGTGGGCTGCGGCGCGCTGCACGTCCTCTGGGAGGATCTCGCCGAGATCCGCACCGTCGCCGTGGACGAGTCGGTGCGCGGCCTCGGCGTCGGTCACCGCGTCGTGGCGCAGCTGATCACCGCGGGCCGCGAGCTGGGACTCTCGCGCATCTTCGTGCTCACCTTCGAGACGGCGTTCTTCCGCAGGCACGGCTTCCAGCCGATCGACGGCGCACCGGTGACGCCCGAGGTCTACGCGCAGATGCGGCGCTCCCTCGACGAGGGCGTCGCGGAGTTCCTCGACCTGCCCTTCGTCAAGCCCAACACCCTCGGCAACACCCGCATGCTCCTGGAGCTGCAGGACTGA
- a CDS encoding TetR/AcrR family transcriptional regulator has translation MARGTASAARTTSRGRIDKRQAILDAAFTVFARQGYSQACVQEIAEEAGVAKLTVYNHLSDKENLFRQAVEAAADAVAAEGLAVVERLREPGADLPSAMADLARRMLQVVTGKRALALRWLTYAQVARFPDLVESVQRHTSTRITEALADRFARLSLSGELRRCDPAQAAEQFMALLTGPAEARSRLGTRRLPASETRAVAAAAVDTFLRAYATESAGETG, from the coding sequence GTGGCTAGAGGGACGGCTTCGGCCGCGCGGACGACCTCGCGGGGACGCATCGACAAGCGGCAGGCGATCCTGGACGCCGCGTTCACCGTCTTCGCCCGTCAGGGCTACTCGCAGGCCTGCGTGCAGGAGATCGCCGAGGAGGCCGGGGTCGCGAAGCTGACGGTCTACAACCACCTCAGCGACAAGGAGAACCTGTTCCGCCAGGCGGTGGAGGCCGCCGCCGACGCGGTGGCCGCCGAGGGGCTCGCCGTCGTGGAACGGCTGCGCGAGCCCGGCGCCGACCTGCCCTCGGCCATGGCGGACCTGGCGCGGCGGATGCTGCAGGTGGTGACCGGCAAGCGGGCGCTGGCCCTGCGCTGGCTCACCTACGCCCAGGTCGCCCGCTTCCCCGACCTCGTCGAGTCCGTCCAGCGGCACACCTCCACCCGGATCACCGAGGCGCTGGCCGACCGCTTCGCCCGCCTCTCGCTGTCGGGGGAGCTCCGCCGCTGCGACCCGGCGCAGGCCGCCGAGCAGTTCATGGCGCTGCTGACCGGACCGGCCGAGGCGCGCTCGCGGCTGGGCACCCGGAGGCTGCCGGCGAGCGAGACCCGCGCGGTCGCCGCCGCCGCGGTCGACACCTTCCTGCGCGCCTACGCGACCGAATCGGCCGGCGAGACCGGTTGA
- a CDS encoding phospholipase, protein MKNSPAARRAFAAAVAATGALLLTGGTAHADLSDSELRATTDRYLFEVSLPQFTDIRGDRPHADQLDWSSDSCSWSPDEPLGYDFSESCDRHDFGYRNYKRQARFNETTRLRIDDNFKADMYSACGSNNGCKAAANVYYQAVRQFGASANSTADAIEQSGITTRASSEVGAQG, encoded by the coding sequence GTGAAGAACTCACCTGCCGCCCGGCGCGCGTTCGCGGCCGCGGTGGCCGCCACCGGCGCACTGCTGCTGACCGGCGGCACCGCGCACGCCGACCTCAGCGACTCCGAGCTGCGCGCGACCACCGACAGGTACCTCTTCGAGGTCTCGCTCCCCCAGTTCACCGACATCCGCGGCGACCGGCCGCACGCCGACCAGCTCGACTGGTCGTCGGACAGCTGCTCCTGGTCCCCCGACGAGCCGCTGGGCTACGACTTCTCCGAGAGCTGCGACCGCCACGACTTCGGCTACCGCAACTACAAGCGCCAGGCCAGGTTCAACGAGACCACCCGCCTGCGGATCGACGACAACTTCAAGGCCGACATGTACTCCGCCTGCGGCAGCAACAACGGCTGCAAGGCCGCGGCGAACGTCTACTACCAGGCGGTCCGGCAGTTCGGCGCGTCGGCGAACTCCACTGCGGACGCCATCGAGCAGTCCGGGATCACCACGCGCGCGAGCAGCGAGGTCGGCGCCCAGGGCTGA
- a CDS encoding alpha-hydroxy acid oxidase: MVRRQLPRWSELRPLLRVEPPQLNPTRRRLARAHTIGDLRAIARRRTPRAVFDYTDGAAEGETSLRRARQAFRDVEFRPSVLRDVSGVDTTTSVLGKPSAMPFSLAPTGFTRMMNHEGETAVVRVAQRAGIPYGLSTMGTTSIEDTATAGPAARKWFQLYVWRDRAASRDLVQRAREAGYEALILTVDTPVAGARLRDMRNGLTIPPALTLKTIADGAMHPAWWFNLLTTEPLSFASFSRWEGTAAELINEMFDPSLNFTDVEWLREAWDGPLIVKGLQNVPDARRVVELGADAVILSNHGGRQLDRAPTMLELLPQVREAIGDRAEIMLDTGILSGADIVAALALGADSCLVGRAYLYGLMAGGEQGVQRAVDILRTEVVRTMQLLGVSKVDDLDGSYAVLRR; this comes from the coding sequence ATGGTACGGCGGCAACTCCCGCGCTGGTCCGAGCTCCGACCGCTGCTGCGGGTCGAACCACCGCAGCTCAACCCGACCCGGCGGCGCCTGGCCCGCGCGCACACGATCGGCGACCTGCGCGCCATCGCGCGCCGCCGCACGCCCCGCGCGGTCTTCGACTACACCGACGGTGCCGCCGAGGGGGAGACCAGCCTGCGCCGCGCCCGGCAGGCGTTCCGCGACGTCGAGTTCCGCCCTTCGGTGCTGCGCGACGTGTCCGGTGTGGACACCACGACCTCGGTGCTGGGGAAGCCGTCGGCGATGCCGTTCTCACTGGCACCGACGGGTTTCACCAGGATGATGAACCACGAGGGCGAGACCGCCGTCGTGCGCGTCGCGCAGCGCGCGGGCATCCCCTACGGGCTGTCGACCATGGGCACGACGTCCATCGAGGACACCGCGACCGCCGGCCCCGCCGCGCGCAAGTGGTTCCAGCTCTACGTCTGGCGCGACCGCGCGGCCAGCCGCGACCTCGTGCAGCGCGCACGGGAAGCCGGCTACGAGGCGCTGATCCTGACGGTGGACACCCCGGTCGCGGGCGCCCGCCTGCGCGACATGCGCAACGGGCTGACCATCCCGCCCGCGCTGACGCTGAAGACGATCGCCGACGGCGCCATGCACCCGGCCTGGTGGTTCAACCTGCTGACCACCGAGCCGCTGTCGTTCGCCTCGTTCAGCCGGTGGGAGGGCACCGCCGCCGAGCTGATCAACGAGATGTTCGACCCGTCGCTGAACTTCACCGACGTGGAGTGGCTGCGGGAGGCGTGGGACGGGCCGCTGATCGTCAAGGGGCTGCAGAACGTCCCCGACGCCCGCCGAGTGGTCGAGCTCGGGGCCGACGCGGTGATCCTGTCCAACCACGGCGGGCGCCAGCTCGACCGCGCGCCGACGATGCTGGAGCTGCTGCCGCAGGTGCGGGAGGCCATCGGCGACCGCGCGGAGATCATGCTCGACACCGGCATCCTCAGCGGCGCCGACATCGTCGCCGCGCTCGCGCTGGGCGCCGACTCCTGCCTGGTAGGCCGGGCCTACCTGTACGGGCTGATGGCGGGCGGCGAGCAGGGCGTGCAGCGCGCGGTGGACATCCTGCGCACCGAGGTCGTGCGGACGATGCAGCTGCTCGGGGTGTCCAAGGTGGACGACCTCGACGGCTCCTACGCCGTCCTGCGCAGGTAG